In Kangiella profundi, one DNA window encodes the following:
- a CDS encoding bifunctional aspartate kinase/diaminopimelate decarboxylase has product MMTTNNTAWHVIKFGGTSVSTRSNWDTIAKIVKRKRAKGFNVFVVHSAVSTVSNRLEQLIQLAIAGEHEVAFKELVELHQQLIEQLEVSQSLLDDEYRYLKRLLDGINLLGEVSDRIRALIMAQGELWATKIGAQYLSSQLEDKLLWVDAREYLSANRQSQNDYLAAGCDCDLDESLLQHIGNNPVIITQGFIASNQEGDTVLLGRGGSDTSAAYFAAKTGADRLEIWTDVPGIFTANPNQVQNARLLNHLNYDEAQEMASAGAKVLHPRAIRPAQLSNIPIYIRSTIDSELAGTQIHHFDNRWGMVKAITAKNGITLISMESQGMWQQAGFLADMFAVFKKHQVSVDLVSTSETNVTVSLDSLTQVVSERRLKNLVDELSTICRVNVMKNCSAVSIVGQNVRAILHKIAPAFSIFETYKVYLLSQAASDLNLTFVIDDEHCDKVIAALHELLISNNPNSEILGPTAKELKKPLEREVLSEKWWQKRRADIELCLESRENAYIYNLSAVKDNISALKSISAVDQIFFAVKANNHPQVLTTAFQQGIGFETVSIYEVETVLEMFPDISKERIFFTPNFASRIEYEKALDYGVMLSLDSSYPLKKWSETFANKSIFLRVDPNIGKGHHENVRTAGATSKFGIPIQEIEQLLPIIKENNIKVVGLHAHAGSGILTNEHWAEHAKLLAEVASQFSEVKFLNLGGGFGIKERAQQTELTMEQINQSLQAVKAQYPQYQLWIEPGRYIVANTGVLVAKATQVKQKQNYYYVGINTGMNSLMRPALYGSYHPIVNFSRLSETKKHLATVVGPICESTDKLGIEIPFPDTFEGDLILIENAGAYGHVMSTHYNMRAPAEEVCIP; this is encoded by the coding sequence ATGATGACAACAAATAATACTGCCTGGCATGTGATAAAGTTTGGCGGAACTAGCGTTTCAACGCGAAGTAACTGGGATACTATTGCTAAAATCGTCAAACGAAAACGTGCGAAGGGCTTCAATGTATTTGTTGTTCATTCAGCGGTCAGTACGGTCTCTAATCGCCTTGAGCAACTGATTCAGCTTGCTATCGCAGGCGAGCATGAGGTTGCTTTTAAGGAGCTGGTAGAGCTTCATCAACAACTGATAGAGCAGTTAGAGGTCAGTCAGAGTTTGTTAGATGACGAGTATCGTTATCTGAAGCGCCTTCTTGATGGCATCAATTTGCTGGGCGAAGTCAGTGACCGAATCCGCGCATTGATAATGGCGCAGGGAGAGTTATGGGCCACTAAAATTGGTGCGCAGTATTTATCCAGTCAGTTAGAAGATAAACTCCTCTGGGTCGATGCCAGAGAATATTTGTCTGCAAATCGCCAAAGTCAGAATGACTATCTGGCTGCCGGTTGTGACTGTGATCTGGATGAAAGCTTGTTACAGCATATTGGTAACAATCCCGTCATTATTACTCAAGGTTTTATTGCCAGTAATCAGGAAGGAGATACCGTATTACTAGGGCGTGGTGGTTCAGACACGTCTGCCGCATATTTCGCGGCAAAGACTGGTGCAGACCGGCTCGAAATTTGGACAGATGTTCCGGGTATTTTCACCGCCAATCCAAACCAGGTACAAAATGCCCGCCTGCTAAACCATCTTAATTATGATGAAGCTCAGGAAATGGCATCGGCTGGGGCAAAAGTACTTCATCCTCGCGCCATACGTCCAGCCCAATTATCTAACATCCCAATTTATATCCGTTCGACAATAGACTCTGAACTGGCCGGTACACAAATTCATCACTTCGATAATCGTTGGGGTATGGTTAAAGCGATTACTGCTAAGAATGGTATCACTTTAATATCTATGGAAAGTCAGGGAATGTGGCAACAAGCAGGTTTCTTGGCAGATATGTTCGCTGTTTTCAAAAAGCACCAAGTTTCCGTCGACCTGGTCTCAACATCTGAAACCAATGTTACAGTGAGTCTAGACAGTCTGACTCAGGTAGTCAGCGAACGCAGGCTTAAAAATCTGGTGGATGAGTTGTCGACCATTTGCCGAGTCAATGTCATGAAAAACTGTTCGGCCGTTTCTATTGTGGGTCAAAATGTGCGTGCCATTTTGCACAAGATTGCGCCAGCATTTTCTATTTTTGAAACCTATAAAGTGTATTTATTATCGCAGGCTGCTTCTGACCTGAATCTTACTTTTGTGATTGATGATGAGCACTGCGATAAAGTGATAGCTGCTCTTCATGAATTGTTGATTAGCAACAACCCTAACAGTGAAATTTTAGGACCAACTGCGAAAGAGCTTAAGAAGCCTCTAGAAAGAGAAGTCCTTAGTGAAAAGTGGTGGCAGAAACGCCGAGCTGATATTGAGCTTTGTCTTGAGAGTCGTGAAAACGCCTATATTTATAACCTGTCGGCAGTTAAAGATAACATCAGTGCATTAAAGTCGATAAGTGCTGTTGACCAGATATTTTTTGCCGTAAAAGCTAACAACCACCCACAAGTATTAACCACAGCTTTTCAGCAAGGAATTGGATTTGAAACTGTTTCTATTTATGAAGTAGAAACAGTTTTAGAAATGTTTCCCGACATCAGTAAAGAGCGAATCTTTTTTACACCAAATTTTGCCAGTCGAATTGAGTATGAAAAGGCTTTGGACTATGGGGTCATGCTTTCGCTTGATAGCAGTTACCCTCTTAAAAAATGGTCGGAAACTTTTGCTAACAAAAGTATATTCTTACGAGTTGACCCCAATATCGGTAAAGGTCATCACGAGAATGTACGAACTGCTGGTGCTACTTCTAAATTCGGAATTCCTATTCAGGAAATTGAGCAATTACTACCCATCATTAAAGAGAATAATATTAAGGTCGTGGGACTGCACGCGCATGCAGGAAGTGGAATTTTAACTAATGAACATTGGGCAGAACATGCAAAATTACTGGCTGAAGTGGCGAGTCAATTTTCTGAAGTTAAATTCCTAAACCTTGGTGGCGGATTCGGTATTAAGGAGCGAGCTCAGCAAACTGAACTTACCATGGAGCAAATAAACCAAAGCTTGCAGGCGGTAAAAGCTCAGTATCCACAGTATCAACTTTGGATTGAACCGGGCCGCTACATAGTCGCTAATACTGGTGTTCTGGTAGCTAAGGCCACTCAGGTTAAGCAAAAGCAGAATTACTACTATGTAGGAATCAACACAGGCATGAATTCGTTGATGCGTCCTGCTTTGTATGGTTCCTATCATCCGATTGTTAATTTTTCGCGGCTTTCTGAAACCAAGAAGCATCTGGCAACTGTGGTCGGGCCTATCTGTGAGAGTACTGACAAACTTGGAATCGAAATACCGTTTCCTGATACTTTCGAGGGCGATTTGATTCTTATTGAAAATGCAGGAGCTTACGGTCATGTAATGTCTACTCATTACAACATGAGAGCTCCAGCCGAGGAGGTTTGTATACCTTAA
- the tadA gene encoding tRNA adenosine(34) deaminase TadA, giving the protein MTDFTDFDQQCMHRAFELAAIAEEKGEVPVGAVLAKDGEVIAEGFNQPILSHDPTAHAEVVALRAAGEKIENYRLVNTTLYVTLEPCAMCAMAMVHARVSRVVFATSDPRTGAAGSVLNILQNPSFNHQCVTESGLMQEQCSEQLKSFFRNKRNSSDKK; this is encoded by the coding sequence ATGACTGACTTTACCGATTTTGACCAACAATGTATGCATAGAGCTTTTGAATTGGCAGCTATAGCCGAGGAGAAGGGCGAAGTTCCTGTGGGTGCGGTATTGGCTAAAGACGGAGAGGTTATTGCTGAAGGCTTTAATCAACCCATATTAAGCCATGACCCAACGGCACATGCTGAGGTGGTTGCGTTACGGGCTGCTGGGGAGAAGATTGAGAATTATCGGCTGGTTAATACAACCCTATATGTAACATTAGAGCCGTGTGCTATGTGCGCTATGGCGATGGTCCATGCGCGTGTATCAAGGGTGGTATTTGCTACTTCGGATCCAAGAACAGGAGCGGCAGGCTCAGTTCTGAATATATTGCAAAATCCAAGTTTCAATCATCAGTGTGTTACTGAATCTGGCTTAATGCAGGAACAGTGTAGCGAACAGCTTAAAAGTTTCTTTCGCAATAAAAGAAATAGCTCGGACAAAAAATAA
- the guaA gene encoding glutamine-hydrolyzing GMP synthase translates to MQANIHEHRILILDFGSQYTQLIARRVREIGVYCELVPFDVEEEFIREFNPKGIILSGGPESVTGENTPRAPQLVFELGIPVLGICYGMQTMAHQFGGRVGGSEKREFGYAEVFTKSHSALFEGIEDRFNTEGHPVLDVWMSHGDKVLSVPEDFVVIASSDNAPIAAIAHKEKPLYGIQFHAEVTHTKQGGRILERFVDEICGCEKLWTAENIIDDAIEQIKQQVGDDEVVLGLSGGVDSSVTAMLLHRAIGKQLTCVFVDNGLLRLNEADQVMAMFGDNFGLNIIRIDAEDRFLSELKGIDEPEAKRKIIGKVFVDIFDEESKKLVNAKWLAQGTIYPDVIESAGAKTGKAHVIKSHHNVGGLPEKMDLKLVEPLRELFKDEVRKIGLELGLPYDMLFRHPFPGPGLGVRILGEVKKEYADLLRRADAIFIEELYKHDLYDKTSQAFTVFLPVRSVGVMGDGRKYDYVVALRAVETIDFMTARWAHLPYEFLEHVSGRIINEVDGISRVTYDISSKPPATIEWE, encoded by the coding sequence ATGCAAGCAAACATTCATGAACATCGAATTCTGATACTGGATTTTGGTTCACAATACACTCAGTTGATTGCTCGTCGTGTACGCGAAATTGGCGTTTATTGTGAGTTGGTGCCATTCGATGTCGAAGAGGAATTCATTCGTGAGTTTAATCCAAAGGGTATTATTTTGTCCGGTGGGCCGGAATCGGTAACTGGCGAAAATACGCCACGGGCACCGCAGCTTGTGTTCGAGTTAGGAATTCCAGTATTGGGTATTTGCTATGGCATGCAGACCATGGCCCATCAATTCGGTGGCCGTGTTGGCGGTTCTGAAAAGCGTGAGTTTGGTTATGCAGAAGTTTTCACCAAGTCGCACAGTGCACTGTTCGAAGGCATTGAAGACCGCTTCAACACTGAGGGTCATCCGGTTCTAGATGTGTGGATGAGTCATGGCGACAAAGTACTATCGGTTCCAGAAGACTTTGTGGTTATCGCTTCCAGTGATAACGCGCCGATTGCAGCAATTGCTCATAAAGAAAAGCCTCTATACGGTATTCAATTTCACGCAGAAGTAACGCACACTAAGCAAGGTGGTCGAATTCTTGAGCGCTTTGTTGATGAAATCTGTGGTTGCGAAAAATTATGGACTGCCGAAAACATCATTGATGATGCAATTGAGCAGATTAAGCAACAGGTCGGTGATGATGAAGTAGTACTTGGCCTTTCAGGTGGTGTTGACTCATCAGTAACCGCAATGTTGTTACACCGCGCAATTGGCAAGCAGCTGACCTGCGTATTCGTTGACAATGGTCTGTTACGCTTGAATGAAGCTGACCAGGTGATGGCCATGTTTGGTGATAACTTTGGTCTAAACATCATTCGTATCGACGCAGAGGATCGATTCCTTTCTGAGTTGAAAGGAATTGATGAGCCAGAAGCTAAGCGTAAAATTATCGGTAAAGTATTCGTCGATATTTTTGACGAAGAATCGAAAAAGTTAGTCAATGCAAAATGGTTAGCTCAAGGTACCATTTATCCAGACGTCATTGAGTCTGCTGGTGCCAAAACGGGCAAAGCTCATGTGATTAAATCACACCATAATGTTGGTGGCTTGCCTGAAAAAATGGACCTGAAATTAGTAGAACCGCTACGTGAACTATTCAAAGATGAAGTTCGTAAAATCGGTTTAGAGCTTGGCCTTCCATACGACATGCTGTTCCGTCATCCTTTCCCAGGTCCGGGTTTAGGTGTTCGCATTTTAGGTGAAGTTAAGAAAGAGTATGCCGATCTACTTCGTCGCGCTGATGCCATCTTTATCGAAGAGTTGTATAAGCATGACCTATACGATAAAACCAGTCAGGCATTTACCGTATTCTTACCCGTTCGTTCCGTAGGTGTCATGGGCGATGGCCGTAAATATGATTACGTGGTGGCGCTACGAGCGGTAGAAACTATCGACTTTATGACAGCCCGTTGGGCACACTTGCCGTACGAATTTCTGGAACATGTGTCAGGTCGTATTATTAATGAAGTAGATGGGATTTCAAGGGTTACTTATGATATTTCAAGTAAGCCCCCAGCCACTATTGAATGGGAATAA
- the guaB gene encoding IMP dehydrogenase, whose amino-acid sequence MRIIEEALTFDDVLLVPAHSKVLPADADLRTKITREYSLNIPLVSAAMDTVTESRLAIALAQEGGMGFVHKNMTIEQQAEHVRRVKKFESGIVSDPITITPDTTIGQVKQMTREHGISGMPVVDGNQLVGIVTNRDIRFETSLDKPVSKVMTPKERLVTVKEDASQEEIYDKLHEFRIEKLLVVNDNFELKGLITVKDINNAETMPNACKDRYGHLRVGAAVGTGPETPDRVAAIVAAGVDIILVDTSHGHSQGVLDRIKWIKQNYPEKQVIGGNVATAAGARALVDAGADGVKVGIGPGSICTTRIVTGVGVPQISAVSSVAKELAGTGVPFIADGGIRFSGDICKALAAGAYSVMVGSMLAGTEEAPGEVELYQGRSYKSYRGMGSLGAMSQKQGSSDRYFQSSNAADKLVPEGIEGRVPYKGPVTQIIHQMMGGIRSSMGLTGCATIEEMRTKAEFVRVTNAGMNESHVHDVAITKEAPNYRVK is encoded by the coding sequence ATGCGCATTATAGAGGAAGCTCTTACCTTTGACGACGTTTTATTAGTGCCGGCACACTCCAAAGTATTGCCTGCTGACGCAGACCTGCGCACTAAGATTACCCGCGAATATAGCCTCAATATCCCACTTGTTTCTGCTGCAATGGACACGGTCACAGAATCGCGTTTAGCTATTGCATTAGCTCAAGAAGGCGGTATGGGATTTGTTCATAAGAACATGACTATTGAGCAACAGGCTGAGCATGTTCGTCGCGTTAAAAAGTTTGAGAGCGGAATTGTCAGTGATCCAATCACAATCACTCCTGATACTACCATTGGTCAAGTCAAACAAATGACTCGTGAGCATGGTATTTCAGGAATGCCTGTCGTTGATGGAAATCAACTTGTGGGTATTGTGACCAACCGTGACATTCGATTTGAAACTAGTCTTGATAAGCCTGTCTCTAAAGTCATGACGCCAAAAGAGCGTTTGGTGACGGTAAAAGAAGATGCCAGTCAGGAAGAAATCTACGACAAGTTGCATGAGTTTCGTATCGAAAAGCTATTAGTCGTTAACGATAATTTTGAACTTAAAGGTCTGATTACCGTTAAAGATATTAACAATGCAGAAACTATGCCAAACGCCTGTAAAGACCGTTATGGTCACCTGCGTGTTGGTGCAGCTGTCGGTACGGGTCCAGAAACTCCGGATCGCGTTGCAGCTATTGTTGCAGCGGGTGTTGATATTATTCTTGTCGATACTTCACACGGCCATTCGCAAGGCGTATTAGATCGTATCAAGTGGATTAAGCAGAATTACCCTGAAAAGCAGGTGATTGGTGGTAACGTTGCTACTGCTGCTGGTGCTCGTGCATTAGTAGATGCTGGAGCTGATGGCGTTAAGGTAGGTATTGGGCCTGGCTCAATCTGTACCACCCGTATCGTAACTGGTGTGGGTGTTCCGCAAATTTCTGCGGTATCTAGCGTAGCCAAAGAACTTGCGGGAACCGGCGTTCCATTTATTGCTGACGGTGGAATTCGCTTCTCAGGCGATATTTGCAAAGCGTTGGCAGCCGGTGCATACAGCGTTATGGTTGGCTCAATGCTTGCAGGAACCGAAGAAGCTCCAGGTGAAGTTGAGTTATATCAGGGCCGTTCATACAAGTCGTATCGTGGAATGGGTTCTTTAGGCGCCATGTCACAAAAGCAAGGCTCAAGTGATCGTTACTTCCAGAGCTCAAACGCTGCGGATAAATTGGTTCCAGAAGGTATCGAAGGTCGAGTACCTTATAAAGGTCCGGTGACGCAAATTATTCATCAAATGATGGGTGGCATTCGTTCCAGTATGGGACTGACTGGCTGCGCAACTATTGAAGAAATGCGCACCAAGGCAGAATTTGTGAGAGTAACCAATGCAGGCATGAATGAAAGCCATGTTCATGATGTTGCCATCACAAAAGAAGCTCCTAACTATCGTGTTAAGTAA
- the xseA gene encoding exodeoxyribonuclease VII large subunit, with amino-acid sequence MIKPILEPQQSGETRKIYSVSELAFKVRKQLEDVIGQIWITGEISNLALPASGHWYFTLKDNGAQLRCAIFKNRNRSARFTPEDGQQVLLRAKLSLYEPRGDIQLIGEYVEPAGEGALQIAFNRLKEKLQAEGLFAPELKRPIPKYPKKIGIITSPSGAAIKDVLSVLKRRMPQIPVIIYPSQVQGEKAAKTLIEQLEAANQHAECDVLLITRGGGSLEDMWCFNDETLARKIRESKIPVVSAVGHEVDTSISDWVADLRAPTPSAAAELLVPDQADLRHKLIQLERRLIGEFEHKIQVAQSKLDTLIARIVHPKQQLNHYKIELHSLNKSLINAQKYLMQTKQGEFKDLQSRLHSYNPKLQLNQAKTSLQQANKNLKQSWNYLLKQKQQSLALKAQKLNNISPLATLERGYTITEDETGKAITSAAKANKAKYLTTRFADGEVKSKVINN; translated from the coding sequence ATGATTAAGCCAATTCTTGAACCACAACAATCCGGCGAAACACGTAAGATTTATTCTGTGAGCGAATTGGCATTCAAGGTTCGGAAACAGCTTGAAGATGTCATCGGACAAATCTGGATCACCGGGGAAATCTCAAACCTCGCCCTCCCCGCTTCAGGCCACTGGTACTTTACTCTAAAAGACAATGGTGCCCAGTTACGTTGCGCCATTTTCAAAAATCGTAACCGTAGTGCTCGTTTTACCCCAGAAGACGGTCAGCAGGTACTCCTTAGAGCTAAACTCAGTCTATATGAACCTAGAGGCGACATTCAGCTGATTGGTGAGTATGTCGAGCCAGCTGGCGAAGGAGCCCTGCAAATTGCATTTAACCGCCTGAAAGAAAAGCTACAGGCAGAGGGTTTATTCGCACCAGAATTAAAGCGCCCCATTCCCAAATACCCCAAAAAAATAGGGATAATTACCTCACCAAGCGGGGCGGCCATTAAGGATGTTCTCAGTGTCCTAAAAAGACGCATGCCACAGATTCCTGTCATTATCTACCCAAGCCAGGTTCAGGGCGAAAAAGCTGCCAAAACCTTGATAGAGCAACTAGAAGCTGCCAACCAACATGCTGAGTGTGATGTGCTGCTGATTACTCGAGGTGGCGGTTCACTGGAAGACATGTGGTGCTTCAATGACGAAACATTAGCTCGAAAAATTCGTGAAAGTAAAATACCGGTCGTTTCAGCGGTAGGCCACGAAGTTGATACCTCTATTAGTGACTGGGTTGCCGATTTACGTGCACCGACACCATCGGCTGCTGCTGAGTTACTGGTACCCGATCAGGCCGACTTACGCCATAAACTCATACAACTTGAGAGGCGCCTGATTGGGGAGTTTGAACATAAAATACAAGTTGCCCAATCTAAGCTCGATACACTGATCGCACGTATTGTGCATCCAAAACAGCAACTTAATCATTATAAGATCGAATTGCACTCCTTGAATAAAAGCCTGATTAATGCACAGAAATACCTGATGCAAACCAAACAAGGTGAGTTTAAGGACTTGCAGTCTCGACTGCACAGTTACAACCCAAAGTTACAACTCAATCAGGCCAAAACATCATTGCAGCAGGCCAATAAAAACCTCAAACAATCATGGAATTATCTGCTTAAACAGAAACAACAATCGCTGGCACTCAAAGCGCAGAAATTGAATAACATCAGTCCACTGGCAACACTTGAGCGTGGTTATACGATAACGGAAGATGAAACAGGAAAGGCAATAACATCGGCTGCAAAAGCCAATAAAGCCAAGTACCTCACTACCCGCTTTGCTGATGGTGAGGTTAAGAGCAAAGTTATCAATAACTAA
- a CDS encoding DUF2846 domain-containing protein, with protein sequence MAKFLTATSRRFYIFVLLFMTGCAASGPAFQQQTATDGNQGTVYFYRIYSALGSAASPYIYIDGKYKGKLKPGGYLYFHLPEGSYEITLGSIDGPDSNWNWAPEPYVFSLSIVAGESQFYKFMMHTDGSEATVQVVGNIAVPVKTGTAGVKLEEVERTRALEEIKHTKLSH encoded by the coding sequence ATGGCCAAGTTTTTAACTGCAACTTCTAGAAGATTTTATATTTTTGTTCTTTTATTTATGACTGGTTGCGCTGCAAGCGGCCCAGCATTTCAGCAGCAGACAGCAACAGATGGTAATCAAGGTACAGTATACTTTTACAGAATCTACAGCGCCTTAGGTTCCGCTGCTTCTCCATATATTTATATCGATGGGAAATACAAAGGAAAATTAAAACCCGGTGGGTATCTATATTTCCACTTGCCTGAGGGGAGCTATGAAATAACACTTGGCAGTATTGATGGTCCTGATAGCAATTGGAATTGGGCACCAGAGCCCTACGTGTTTAGTCTTAGTATTGTAGCTGGCGAGTCACAATTTTATAAGTTCATGATGCATACTGATGGTAGTGAAGCAACTGTTCAAGTCGTTGGTAATATTGCAGTTCCAGTCAAGACGGGAACTGCTGGTGTTAAATTAGAAGAAGTAGAAAGGACTCGAGCTTTAGAGGAAATAAAACATACAAAGCTTAGTCATTAG
- the der gene encoding ribosome biogenesis GTPase Der gives MLPVIALVGRPNVGKSTLFNRLTKSRDALVANLPGLTRDRQYGQATLKGQKFIVVDTGGIAGDEEGIDGLMAGQSLQAINEANIVLFLVDARTGMTAADEFVASHLRRQNKPIIVLVNKVDGIHAEAALSDYYSLGYQTVLPLAAAHGRGVNTLVDTIFDELHLESTDDEELIGYEKAQGMKLAIVGRPNVGKSTLVNRFLGEERVVVYDMPGTTRDSIYIEMERRDKKYTLIDTAGVRRRGKVKETVEKFSVLKTLQAIDDSNVTIMVMDAREPITDQDLSLISYIIDAGRSMVIAINKWDGMTEEQRDNVKHEIDRRLGFIDFARIHFISALHGSNVGHLWESVDEAWASAQVEMSASKLTRLLEEAAEKHQPPTVRGRRIKLRYAHPGGHNPPLIVIHGNQVSKLPESYKRFLVNFFRDKLKLIGTPIRLEMKEGDNPFKGKKNEITRRQRLKRKRAIKKWGGR, from the coding sequence ATGCTACCAGTTATCGCTCTCGTTGGTCGCCCCAACGTTGGTAAATCTACATTATTCAATAGACTGACAAAGTCTCGCGATGCACTGGTAGCAAACCTGCCCGGCCTTACTCGTGACCGTCAATATGGCCAAGCCACTTTAAAAGGCCAGAAATTTATTGTCGTCGATACTGGTGGTATCGCAGGTGATGAAGAGGGTATTGATGGTTTGATGGCTGGCCAGTCATTACAGGCTATTAATGAAGCAAACATAGTTCTTTTCCTGGTAGATGCACGAACAGGCATGACTGCCGCAGATGAATTTGTTGCAAGCCACCTGAGACGCCAGAATAAACCGATCATTGTGCTGGTTAATAAAGTTGATGGTATTCATGCCGAGGCAGCTCTTTCAGATTATTATAGTTTAGGTTATCAAACTGTATTGCCGCTGGCCGCAGCCCATGGGCGAGGGGTTAATACGTTAGTTGATACCATCTTTGATGAACTGCATCTAGAATCTACAGACGATGAAGAGCTGATAGGCTACGAAAAAGCACAGGGCATGAAGCTTGCTATCGTAGGTCGTCCAAATGTTGGCAAGTCTACACTGGTAAACCGATTTCTGGGTGAAGAGAGAGTGGTTGTTTACGACATGCCCGGCACAACTCGCGACAGTATCTATATTGAAATGGAGCGTCGTGATAAAAAATACACTCTTATTGATACTGCGGGTGTCAGACGTCGTGGCAAAGTCAAAGAAACCGTAGAAAAATTCTCTGTTCTGAAAACCTTACAGGCAATTGATGACTCCAACGTGACCATCATGGTGATGGACGCTCGTGAGCCTATTACAGATCAGGATCTCAGCTTAATCAGTTACATTATCGATGCTGGTCGCTCAATGGTTATTGCAATTAATAAATGGGATGGCATGACCGAGGAGCAACGCGATAATGTTAAGCACGAAATTGATCGTCGCTTAGGCTTTATTGATTTCGCTCGTATACATTTTATTTCAGCGCTACATGGTTCAAACGTTGGCCACCTTTGGGAGTCAGTTGACGAAGCTTGGGCTAGTGCACAAGTGGAGATGAGTGCTTCGAAATTGACTCGACTGCTTGAAGAAGCTGCCGAAAAACATCAGCCACCAACAGTCCGTGGTCGTCGTATTAAACTGAGGTATGCTCACCCTGGCGGCCATAACCCGCCACTGATCGTCATTCACGGCAATCAGGTCAGTAAACTACCCGAAAGCTATAAACGTTTTCTGGTGAATTTCTTCCGCGATAAATTAAAGCTTATTGGTACGCCAATTCGTCTTGAGATGAAAGAAGGCGACAATCCATTTAAGGGCAAGAAAAACGAAATCACAAGACGTCAACGCTTAAAGCGCAAACGTGCGATTAAAAAATGGGGCGGTAGATAG
- the bamB gene encoding outer membrane protein assembly factor BamB produces the protein MISGWTQRIVTLLIAISFLVACSDEVVNPPKELDDIEEKFSIESAWVEVIGDGDDGKFNSLVPAIWEDKVITADVKGLISAFDLKTGDLVWETQLKEPLAGGVTANAGLVAVGTKDAKVHVLDVNDGKKLWHVDVTTEVLAKPAIDDGRLVVRTPDGRIFAYSLATQKQEWFYDRIIPNLTLRGTSAPVATSGIVISGFANGKMAAFNIRTGDLLWEQRISAPRGSSEISRIVDVDSSPVIYSSYLYAAGFNGYAIAMDLTNGRYLWREETSVTQELLVDATRVYLVETTGKIVARDRISGEQVWSQEGLLYRKPTGAADNEDYIVVGDFEGYLHWLDKSTGEFVARTHLDRYGIAHAPIVTDEHIIATTRYGYLHALENPLASSSEE, from the coding sequence ATGATTTCTGGTTGGACACAACGAATAGTCACTTTATTGATTGCTATCAGTTTTTTGGTGGCTTGCTCCGATGAAGTGGTCAATCCACCTAAAGAGCTGGACGATATTGAAGAAAAGTTCTCAATTGAGTCAGCGTGGGTTGAAGTTATTGGAGATGGTGATGACGGTAAGTTCAACAGCTTAGTACCAGCAATCTGGGAAGATAAAGTTATTACGGCTGATGTTAAAGGTTTGATTTCAGCTTTTGATCTTAAAACTGGTGACCTGGTCTGGGAAACGCAACTAAAAGAACCTTTAGCCGGTGGTGTAACGGCAAATGCTGGCCTTGTAGCAGTTGGTACCAAAGATGCCAAGGTTCATGTATTAGATGTTAATGATGGCAAAAAGTTGTGGCACGTGGATGTGACTACTGAGGTGCTAGCAAAACCTGCCATTGATGATGGTCGTTTAGTGGTTCGCACGCCCGATGGCAGAATTTTTGCTTACTCGCTAGCCACCCAGAAACAAGAGTGGTTCTACGATCGTATTATCCCTAACTTAACCTTGCGAGGAACATCAGCACCTGTTGCAACCAGTGGCATTGTTATTAGCGGATTTGCCAATGGCAAAATGGCGGCCTTTAACATTCGCACTGGAGATCTATTATGGGAACAGCGTATTTCTGCACCTCGCGGCAGCTCTGAGATTTCTCGAATTGTTGATGTAGACTCAAGTCCAGTTATTTATTCCAGTTATCTTTATGCTGCTGGCTTTAATGGTTATGCAATCGCAATGGACTTAACTAATGGTCGCTACTTATGGCGCGAGGAAACTTCAGTTACTCAGGAGCTATTAGTAGATGCAACACGCGTTTATCTTGTAGAAACAACAGGTAAAATTGTTGCTCGTGATCGCATCAGCGGTGAACAGGTTTGGAGTCAGGAAGGGTTGCTATATCGCAAGCCAACAGGTGCCGCAGACAACGAAGATTATATTGTTGTTGGTGACTTTGAGGGTTATCTGCACTGGCTAGATAAAAGTACGGGTGAGTTTGTTGCCCGGACTCATCTGGATCGATATGGAATAGCTCACGCTCCAATCGTTACAGATGAACATATTATTGCTACAACTCGCTATGGTTATCTCCACGCACTGGAAAACCCTCTAGCTTCATCCTCTGAAGAGTAA